The following are from one region of the Amia ocellicauda isolate fAmiCal2 chromosome 1, fAmiCal2.hap1, whole genome shotgun sequence genome:
- the susd4 gene encoding sushi domain-containing protein 4 yields the protein MHHHVLSSRCGDALIHRCSSCCRKLLALILCIHLQLHCCSPDVTVDQQFCIDPGFPEHGNRTPGSGLFFENAAARFYCLEGYRLKGPAKVVCIRLHDGSMGWKPSHKPVCLPEDCLVPYIEDAEIHNRTYRPGDKLIISCHEGFQIRYPDMDNMASICQDDGTWDSLPICQGCLRPVVPPHSYMNISETEFSVPVGTVVRYHCFPGYKLDGAELLECMYNLIWSDTPPRCLDVEVCPLPPMVEHGDYMCHPHPCDRYIHGTVVEFYCDPGYSLANDYRYITCQYGQWFPHIQVYCIKAEPSWPNSPESLLTTWKVVAFTATSVLLALLFVILGKVFQFRCKTHLQLRDGQQDSSGPNFIVVDGIPVLLPSYDEAVSSTNILPPSFPPPAGQGESSHSEDQGPPAYPGHVDSLGAAQPEASEYETCESLTDSFEQLQSICPSSTCPGGLNNLSERTNVITSTADTASTSPSIDIADEIPLVEEGEDC from the exons ATGCATCATCATGTACTGAGCTCAAGGTGTGGAGATGCATTGATACACCGCTGCTCCAGCTGCTGTCGGAAACTCCTGGCGCTCATCCTGTGTATCCATCTGCAGCTGCACTGCTGCTCCCCTGACGTCACCGTAG ACCAGCAATTCTGCATTGACCCAGGCTTCCCAGAGCACGGAAACAGGACTCCGGGTTCTGGCCTCTTCTTTGAGAATGCAGCTGCCCGTTTCTACTGCCTGGAAGGGTATCGACTCAAGGGCCCCGCAAAGGTAGTCTGCATCCGGCTTCACGACGGGTCCATGGGCTGGAAACCAAGTCATAAACCAGTGTGCCTACCTGAAG ATTGTTTAGTTCCATATATCGAAGATGCTGAAATTCATAACCGTACCTACAGACCTGGAGACAAACTGATAATTAGCTGTCATGAAGGCTTCCAGATACGATACCCAGATATGGACAATATGGCCTCAATCTGCCAGGATGATGGAACATGGGACAGCTTGCCCATTTGTCAAG GCTGTCTGCGTCCTGTGGTTCCTCCTCACAGTTACATGAACATCTCAGAGACCGAGTTCTCCGTGCCCGTGGGAACAGTTGTTCGCTACCATTGCTTTCCCGGCTACAAACTGGATGGGGCCGAGCTGCTGGAGTGCATGTACAACCTCATCTGGTCTGACACCCCGCCAAGGTGCCTTGATGTGGAAG TTTGTCCACTACCTCCCATGGTAGAACATGGAGATTACATGTGCCACCCCCACCCTTGTGACCGATACATCCACGGGACAGTGGTGGAGTTCTATTGTGACCCTGGCTACTCTTTAGCCAATGACTACAGGTACATCACCTGCCAGTATGGACAATGGTTTCCCCACATCCAGGTGTACTGTATTAAAGCAG AGCCTTCCTGGCCAAATTCTCCAGAGTCTCTACTGACTACCTGGAAAGTGGTGGCGTTCACTGCGACCAGTGTGCTGCTGGCGCTGCTCTTTGTCATTCTGGGGAAAGTGTTTCAGTTTAGATGCAAGACACACTTACAGCTGAg AGATGGACAACAAGATTCAAGCGGACCCAATTTTATAGTGGTGGATGGCATCCCGGTGCTGTTGCCCTCCTATGATGAAGCTGTGAGCAGCACTAACATTCTGCCCCCGAGTTTTCCGCCCCCTGCTGGCCAAGGGGAATCCTCACACTCCGAAGACCAGGGACCGCCGGCCTATCCTGGCCACGTCGACAGCCTTGGTGCCGCCCAGCCTGAGGCCAGCGAGTACGAAACGTGCGAAAGCCTCACAGATTCTTTTGAGCAACTCCAGAGTATATGCCCCTCATCCACTTGCCCGGGGGGGCTGAACAACTTGTCGGAGAGAACCAACGTTATAACTTCCACAGCCGACACCGCTTCCACGAGTCCAAGCATCGACATAGCAGATG aaATTCCACTGGTGGAAGAAGGAGAAGACTGTTGA
- the LOC136750946 gene encoding toll-like receptor 5 has translation MWCHHIFVFLGLSLAIRWSSPCTISSQYVRCPFQSLTEVPDLPSDVRRADLSLNYIREVGEGSFPRLEQLTFLDLGSQFTKYLHIKENAFRNLTNLASLILSGNINLVLDLGTFVGLHKLKFLDLLYNGLTAAIFEDVYLQPLVSLEDINLSSNRIERMRPNLFFRNLTNLKQLRLKLNQIKTLCEDDLLGFQGKSFDFLDISSNHFYQMDPLHFDWKTCGNPFRNMSFQVLDLSLNSFSEQRAQLFFKAIEGTKIHHIILSSNTMGKSFGYSNVKDPNMQTFEGLKNSAVRILDLSKNFIFSLETSVFAHLKELEEIILAANKINQIQSKAFAGLQNLKMLNLSSNLIGEVYINTFEGLDSVTQLDLSDNHIGAVQHMAFHKLHNLQILNLKGNSLRSLHTLAPIPQMQFVLLSDNKLSSSYGFTNFATNSVFVDLSKNSLKNLNSFYEVMRLPHIQYILLRHNAIAVCNNELVIPRENNLIYLDLEDNMLQLVWEMETCLDMFDNLGKLIRLRLNQNMLQFLPKDIFKGLISLESMDLSSNFLSHLPENIFPQSLKNLNLSKNILGSPNPDRFHSLTQIDLGNNPYICDCFLKDFLLWMNQTNITFLSPLDDLECVFPNDLSGVRLIDYNTELCQEEDKSLILRLKFTLFVSCTTVLILMITSAITFTRFRGVCFVIYKKVITIVLGRPKKASSGETFKYDVYLCFSNNDFKWVETAVIKQLDSQFSKTNLFHTCFEARDFIPGEDHISNIRDAIWCSKKTVCIVTKEFLKDGWCIEAFNLAQSRLYTELKDVLIMVVVGRLPQFKLMRCSPIRTFVRSRHYMHWPEDFQDLGWFYEKLAKSILKEEKIKKQSDVVLQTISKQIGNWSSEHISTIDTVTPSCVAH, from the coding sequence ATGTGGTGTCATCATATTTTTGTCTTCCTGGGTTTATCCTTGGCAATTAGATGGAGCTCACCATGCACAATCTCCAGTCAATATGTCCGGTGTCCTTTTCAGTCATTAACCGAAGTTCCAGATTTGCCCTCTGATGTGCGGAGAGCGGACCTGAGCTTGAACTATATCAGAGAAGTGGGAGAAGGTTCCTTCCCCAGACTTGAGCAACTGACATTTCTGGACCTTGGGAGTCAATTCACAAAGTATCTGCAcataaaagaaaatgcatttagGAATCTGACCAACCTGGCTTCCCTAATTTTGTCTGGGAACATCAATCTTGTCCTGGACCTAGGCACATTTGTGGgattgcataaattaaaattTCTTGATTTATTGTACAACGGGCTCACTGCAGCTATCTTTGAAGATGTGTACCTCCAACCCTTGGTCTCACTTGAAGACATTAATCTTTCTAGTAACCGCATTGAGCGAATGAGACCTAACCTTTTCTTCCGCAATTTGACAAACTTAAAACAATTACGCTTGAAGCTGAATCAAATCAAGACTTTATGTGAAGATGATTTACTTGGTTTTCAAGGTAAGTCCTTCGATTTTCTTGACATTTCCTCCAATCATTTTTATCAAATGGATCCGTTGCACTTTGACTGGAAAACCTGTGGAAACCCTTTTAGAAACATGTCATTTCAAGTTTTGGACTTGTCTTTGAATTCATTCAGTGAACAAAGAGCACAGCTTTTCTTCAAAGCAATAGAAGGTACAAAGATTCACCACATTATCTTAAGCTCAAATACAATGGGTAAATCTTTTGGGTATTCCAATGTCAAAGACCCTAACATGCAAACATTTGAGGGTCTTAAAAACAGTGCTGTGAGAATTCTAGACCTGTCTAAAAATTTCATTTTTTCACTGGAAACATCTGTATTTGCTCATCTTAAAGAACTTGAAGAAATTATATTAGCTGCCAATAAAATCAACCAGATACAGAGTAAAGCATTTGCTGGACTACAGAACTTAAAAATGCTAAATCTCTCAAGCAACCTAATAGGTGAGGTGTACATAAATACTTTTGAAGGTCTTGATAGTGTTACACAACTGGACTTGTCAGACAATCACATTGGTGCCGTTCAACACATGGCTTTCCATAAACTTCACAATTTACAAATCTTGAACCTTAAAGGAAATTCATTAAGAAGCCTTCACACATTGGCACCAATTCCCCAAATGCAATTTGTCCTCTTGAGCGATAATAAACTCTCATCTTCATATGGATTTACTAACTTTGCCACAAATTCTGTATTTGTTGATCTGTcaaaaaacagtttaaaaaattTGAACAGTTTCTATGAAGTGATGAGGTTGCCACACATTCAATATATTTTACTCCGACACAATGCAATAGCAGTATGTAATAATGAACTTGTCATTCCAcgtgaaaataatttaatatacCTAGACCTAGAAGACAACATGTTGCAGTTGGTTTGGGAAATGGAAACTTGTTTAGATATGTTTGACAACCTTGGCAAACTCATCCGACTCCGATTAAATCAGAATATGCTACAGTTTCTCCCCAAAGACATTTTTAAGGGTTTAATCTCTCTTGAATCAATGGATCTGTCATCCAATTTTCTTTCCCACCTTCCTGAAAACATTTTCCCCCAAAGCCTTAAGAACCTCAATTTATCCAAAAATATTCTTGGCTCACCTAATCCAGACCGCTTCCATTCACTTACACAGATTGATCTTGGAAATAATCCATACATCTGTGACTGTTTTTTAAAAGACTTCCTTTTGTGGATGAATCAGACTAACATAACATTCCTTAGCCCTTTAGATGACTTGGAATGTGTCTTCCCCAATGATTTATCGGGGGTTCGTCTTATTGATTATAACACTGAACTTTGTCAGGAAGAGGACAAAAGCTTAATTTTGAGATTAAAGTTCACCCTTTTCGTCAGCTGCACAACAGTACTGATATTAATGATTACCTCTGCCATCACATTCACTCGCTTCAGAGGGGTttgctttgttatttacaagAAAGTAATCACTATAGTTCTAGGAAGACCTAAAAAAGCGTCATCTGGAGAGACTTTCAAATATGATGTATATCTCTGCTTCAGTAACAACGACTTCAAATGGGTGGAGACTGCTGTCATTAAACAGCTGGATTCTCAGTTCTCAAAAACCAATCTCTTCCATACTTGTTTTGAAGCTCGGGACTTCATTCCTGGGGAAGATCACATTTCTAATATACGAGATGCAATCTGGTGCAGCAAGAAAACAGTCTGCATTGTCACCAAAGAATTTCTCAAAGATGGTTGGTGCATAGAGGCCTTCAATTTGGCCCAGAGCAGGCTTTATACTGAGCTGAAAGATGTTCTTATCATGGTCGTTGTTGGAAGGCTTCCTCAGTTCAAATTAATGAGATGCAGCCCAATCAGGACTTTTGTTCGGAGCAGGCATTACATGCACTGGCCTGAAGATTTCCAAGACTTAGGCTGGTTTTATGAGAAACTAGCCAAAAGTATTCTGAAAGAAGAAAAGATTAAAAAGCAGAGTGATGTCGTACTACAAACTATAAGCAAACAAATTGGGAATTGGAGCTCTGAGCACATATCAACCATAGACACCGTGACGCCGAGCTGTGTGGCGCATTGA